The proteins below come from a single Phycisphaeraceae bacterium genomic window:
- a CDS encoding pyridoxamine 5'-phosphate oxidase family protein, which yields MRNSPADDVLSWFDEARHVGKEREYDAMTLATVDPTGCPAARVVICKAIESDPIAIIFFTTYDSRKAQHLDLSPHAAAVFYWPALRRQMRIQGCATRLTVEENDAHFDAMSRARRAHATAQVGDGRPSVVYARQVLGELFGGRTPARPSLWGGYRLVAHTVEFWSAGTGPRGNRTRWIWKATESHSSGLSGWYLECLKAME from the coding sequence ATGCGCAATAGCCCGGCAGACGATGTGTTGTCCTGGTTCGACGAAGCCCGACATGTGGGAAAGGAGCGCGAATACGATGCAATGACGCTTGCGACCGTGGACCCCACGGGATGCCCGGCGGCTCGCGTGGTCATCTGCAAGGCCATCGAATCGGATCCGATCGCGATCATTTTCTTCACCACATATGACTCACGCAAGGCGCAGCATCTCGACTTAAGTCCACACGCGGCCGCCGTCTTTTACTGGCCCGCGTTGCGGCGACAGATGCGCATTCAGGGTTGCGCGACACGACTCACCGTCGAGGAGAACGACGCGCACTTCGATGCGATGTCCAGAGCTCGGCGGGCGCATGCGACGGCACAGGTCGGCGACGGCCGACCGTCGGTCGTGTACGCGCGGCAAGTCTTGGGGGAGTTATTCGGTGGCAGGACGCCAGCGCGGCCAAGCTTGTGGGGCGGCTATCGCCTGGTGGCGCACACCGTCGAGTTCTGGTCGGCGGGAACCGGCCCTCGAGGCAACCGCACGCGGTGGATTTGGAAAGCGACGGAAAGTCACTCATCGGGACTCTCAGGTTGGTATCTGGAGTGTTTGAAGGCGATGGAGTGA